One stretch of Amycolatopsis sp. NBC_00345 DNA includes these proteins:
- a CDS encoding AMP-binding protein translates to MDAKLATVHDRYSATEIAAYYDAGLWEPTSFTELAAQQASAYPDRPFLVDSTSSVTFAEFRDRALRLAAGFRRSGLSRGDRVAVQLPNWTEFPVLAAALSRIGAILVPIMPIYRADEVAYVLRHSGAVAAVTCGEFRKFDHLGMFAGLRREVPGLRQVYVVRPDRELDPAAATPLSDLVAEGSIEALEAEAGPDSSPDDGFLIVYTSGTTSRPKGCFHTFNTLRASAAAIAKGLRYDERDVQFGPSPITHSTGLVTSVVLPLLKGATSCLMEVFEPDAALRWIEQYGCTAAVTATPFLQMLMSAYDPEKHDASSLRFWVCAGSPIPGAVIAKASELFSGCRTLSLYGRSENMLTTMCTAADPAGRAANSDGAAVAGAQVEVVDPDGREVPRGEEGDIAYRGPSHMLEYFRDEAQTEALFTPEGFSRSGDLGRMDSEGYVRVTGRLKDIVIRGGMNISAREVEDHLIDHPGIAGVAVVGMPDERLGEKVCAYVTPAGPGPGPGPGPTLREITDFLRARHVAAQKLPEWLEVVPELPMTATGKVKKHELREDIRKKRASA, encoded by the coding sequence ATGGACGCGAAGCTCGCGACGGTCCACGATCGTTACAGCGCCACGGAGATCGCCGCCTACTACGACGCGGGGCTCTGGGAGCCGACGAGCTTCACGGAGCTGGCGGCCCAGCAGGCCTCGGCTTACCCCGACCGGCCGTTCCTGGTCGATTCGACGTCGTCGGTGACCTTCGCCGAGTTCCGGGACCGGGCGCTGCGGCTCGCGGCCGGCTTCCGGCGGTCGGGCCTCAGTCGCGGCGATCGCGTGGCGGTGCAGCTGCCGAACTGGACCGAATTCCCGGTGCTGGCCGCGGCCCTCTCGCGCATCGGCGCGATTCTCGTGCCGATCATGCCCATTTACCGGGCGGACGAGGTCGCTTACGTCCTGCGGCATTCGGGCGCGGTCGCGGCCGTGACCTGCGGGGAGTTCCGCAAGTTCGATCATCTCGGGATGTTCGCGGGACTACGGCGGGAAGTTCCGGGCCTGCGGCAGGTCTACGTCGTGCGGCCGGACCGCGAGCTGGACCCGGCGGCCGCCACGCCGTTGTCGGATCTCGTCGCCGAGGGGAGCATCGAGGCGCTGGAGGCGGAAGCGGGCCCCGACAGCTCACCGGATGACGGATTCCTGATCGTCTACACGTCGGGAACGACCTCGCGGCCCAAAGGCTGCTTTCACACGTTCAACACCCTGCGCGCGAGCGCCGCGGCGATCGCCAAGGGGCTCCGGTACGACGAGCGGGACGTCCAATTCGGACCGTCGCCGATCACCCACAGCACGGGACTGGTCACCAGCGTGGTGCTGCCGCTGCTGAAGGGCGCGACCTCGTGCCTGATGGAGGTGTTCGAGCCGGACGCGGCGCTGCGGTGGATCGAGCAGTACGGCTGCACCGCGGCCGTGACCGCGACCCCGTTCCTGCAGATGCTGATGTCGGCCTACGACCCGGAAAAGCACGACGCGAGCAGCCTCCGGTTCTGGGTGTGCGCCGGTTCGCCCATTCCGGGCGCGGTCATCGCGAAGGCGAGCGAGCTGTTCTCGGGATGCCGGACACTCAGCCTCTACGGGCGGTCCGAGAACATGCTGACCACGATGTGCACCGCCGCCGACCCGGCCGGGCGGGCGGCGAATTCGGACGGCGCCGCGGTGGCGGGCGCGCAGGTCGAGGTCGTCGACCCGGACGGGCGCGAGGTCCCTCGCGGGGAGGAAGGCGACATCGCCTACCGCGGGCCGAGCCACATGTTGGAGTACTTCCGCGACGAAGCCCAGACCGAAGCCTTGTTCACCCCGGAAGGGTTCTCCCGCTCGGGAGACCTCGGGCGGATGGACTCCGAGGGCTACGTCCGCGTCACCGGCCGGCTCAAGGACATCGTCATCAGGGGTGGCATGAACATCAGCGCGCGGGAGGTCGAGGACCACCTCATCGACCATCCCGGCATCGCCGGTGTCGCGGTCGTCGGGATGCCGGACGAGCGGCTCGGCGAAAAGGTGTGCGCCTACGTCACCCCGGCCGGGCCGGGCCCCGGGCCGGGCCCCGGGCCGACGCTGCGGGAGATCACCGATTTCCTCCGGGCGCGGCACGTCGCCGCGCAGAAGCTGCCCGAGTGGCTCGAAGTGGTGCCCGAGCTGCCGATGACGGCCACGGGAAAAGTGAAGAAGCACGAGCTCCGGGAAGACATCAGGAAGAAGCGGGCTTCGGCTTGA
- a CDS encoding enoyl-CoA hydratase/isomerase family protein — MNEAGAKDLVRQELDDYGVAYLTLDSPATRNALSEAMLDELLAALESAKEDERVRVVVLASSHDKVFSAGGDLKSFAGDTATITKYRGLDRFPRLYQAIGGLGKPVICAAGGDVLAGAFGVALACDLVIAREGVRFGCPEINVGVFPFMISSLIYRNVDRLKANELMMLGEPIDTTEALRLNIVNAVVPADRFDDEVRAWARKVAGKSPLLMRMGKDAINATRDLSLPDALEALRSQLALAFTTEDVVEGVAAFREKRKPAWKLR; from the coding sequence ATGAACGAGGCGGGGGCGAAGGATCTTGTCCGTCAGGAACTCGACGACTACGGCGTGGCGTACCTGACGCTGGACTCTCCGGCCACCCGCAACGCCTTGAGCGAGGCGATGCTCGACGAGTTGCTGGCCGCGCTCGAGTCGGCGAAGGAGGACGAGCGCGTTCGCGTCGTCGTCCTGGCTTCCTCGCACGACAAGGTGTTCTCGGCCGGCGGCGACCTGAAGTCCTTCGCCGGTGACACGGCCACAATCACGAAGTACCGGGGCCTGGACCGGTTCCCGCGTCTCTACCAGGCCATCGGGGGCCTGGGGAAGCCGGTCATCTGCGCCGCCGGCGGTGACGTCCTCGCCGGGGCGTTCGGCGTGGCCCTCGCCTGCGACCTGGTGATCGCCAGGGAAGGCGTGCGGTTCGGGTGCCCCGAGATCAACGTGGGCGTCTTCCCGTTCATGATCTCCAGCCTGATCTACCGCAATGTCGACCGGCTGAAGGCCAACGAGCTCATGATGCTCGGCGAGCCGATCGACACCACGGAAGCCTTGCGGCTCAACATCGTCAACGCGGTGGTCCCGGCCGATCGCTTCGACGACGAGGTCCGGGCGTGGGCGCGCAAGGTCGCCGGCAAGTCCCCGTTGCTCATGCGCATGGGCAAGGACGCCATCAACGCCACCCGGGACCTGAGCCTGCCGGACGCCCTGGAGGCGTTGCGTTCCCAGCTCGCCCTCGCCTTCACCACCGAGGACGTCGTCGAAGGGGTGGCGGCTTTCCGGGAGAAGCGAAAGCCCGCCTGGAAGCTGCGCTGA
- a CDS encoding zinc-binding dehydrogenase: MRAAVQRRYGGPDVLETAEVPDPGPDRDHAVIELRAAALNWHDVLVRRGQYSSPLPHVPGADGAGINVETGAEVLVLPSLRWGDDESAPGPDWEILGDRRHGTYAEKVRVPRDCVFPKPPALTWAEAAALPLVGLTTYRALFARGRLRAGESLLVLGAGGGVATMAVSLASAAGARVVVTTSAEAKIAGACELGAVGGVRYDQPGWVEAAIALSPQRRGFDVVLDPVGSWADALAALRPGGRLVVLGASRAEAATLAVRPYYFGQYDLLGTTMGSPRDFEGLLRLRAEHEVPPPVIDRVFPLAQAANAHEYLESGRGFGKIVLSTEAEGIV, encoded by the coding sequence ATGCGTGCGGCGGTTCAACGACGATACGGCGGGCCGGACGTGCTCGAGACGGCCGAGGTGCCCGACCCCGGGCCGGACCGGGACCACGCGGTGATCGAGCTGCGCGCGGCCGCGCTCAACTGGCATGACGTCCTGGTCCGTCGCGGGCAATACAGCTCTCCCTTGCCCCATGTCCCGGGTGCCGATGGGGCGGGCATCAACGTCGAGACCGGCGCCGAGGTGCTGGTGCTCCCTTCGCTTCGGTGGGGTGACGACGAGTCGGCGCCGGGCCCGGACTGGGAAATCCTCGGGGACCGGCGGCACGGCACCTACGCGGAGAAAGTGCGTGTGCCGCGCGATTGCGTCTTCCCGAAACCGCCCGCCCTGACGTGGGCCGAAGCGGCCGCGTTGCCGCTCGTGGGCCTGACCACGTATCGCGCCCTGTTCGCCAGGGGACGGCTTCGCGCCGGTGAGTCGTTGCTGGTGCTCGGTGCGGGCGGCGGAGTGGCGACGATGGCGGTCTCTCTCGCGTCGGCGGCCGGCGCCCGCGTCGTGGTGACCACCTCGGCTGAGGCCAAGATCGCCGGCGCGTGCGAACTCGGTGCGGTGGGCGGGGTTCGTTACGACCAGCCGGGATGGGTTGAGGCTGCCATCGCGCTGTCACCCCAACGGCGGGGGTTCGACGTTGTCCTCGACCCGGTCGGCTCCTGGGCCGACGCGCTCGCCGCCCTGCGCCCGGGCGGACGGCTGGTGGTGCTCGGTGCTTCGCGGGCCGAGGCGGCCACGCTCGCCGTCCGCCCGTACTACTTCGGGCAGTACGACCTGCTCGGCACGACGATGGGCAGCCCCCGCGATTTCGAAGGCCTGCTGCGGTTGCGGGCGGAGCACGAGGTCCCGCCGCCGGTGATCGACCGGGTCTTCCCGTTGGCCCAGGCGGCGAACGCGCACGAATACCTCGAAAGCGGCCGGGGCTTCGGAAAAATCGTGCTCAGTACCGAGGCGGAAGGGATCGTGTGA
- a CDS encoding LLM class flavin-dependent oxidoreductase translates to MTTSPGQDEPALEVGVALNDELLIADGAKRRGILNHIAETGLGHVTVGDHISFHGGAGFDGMVAATSILAGHDSLRAVLGVYQLALRHPMVAARQVATLSQIAPGRLVLGAGVGGEDRGEVANAGIDPATRGRRLDESLGVLRRLAGGEPIEHEGEFFRLRDARILPAPAPRVPIVIGGSGDVAVRRTAEHGDGWMGIFCSARRFGETVEKIRAAAAERDRQVSWFGLSMWVGLGRDDLTARRLLGERMQSLYNLPPEKFRHLTAAGTPATVAAALKPYVAAGARHLTLVVAAESVHDGIEMAGEVRSRLDTSGGRG, encoded by the coding sequence ATGACAACGAGCCCGGGCCAGGACGAACCGGCCCTCGAAGTCGGCGTGGCGTTGAACGACGAGCTGCTCATCGCCGACGGGGCGAAGCGCCGCGGGATCCTGAACCACATCGCCGAAACCGGGCTGGGGCACGTCACGGTCGGCGACCACATCAGCTTCCACGGCGGTGCGGGGTTCGACGGGATGGTCGCCGCGACGTCGATCCTGGCCGGGCACGATTCGCTGCGCGCCGTCCTCGGCGTCTACCAGCTGGCGCTGCGCCATCCCATGGTGGCCGCGCGCCAAGTGGCCACGCTGTCCCAGATCGCGCCCGGACGTCTGGTGCTCGGGGCCGGCGTCGGCGGCGAGGACCGCGGCGAGGTCGCGAACGCAGGGATCGACCCGGCCACGCGCGGCCGCCGGCTGGACGAGAGCCTGGGTGTGCTGCGGCGCCTGGCCGGCGGTGAGCCGATCGAGCACGAGGGCGAGTTCTTCCGCCTGCGGGACGCGCGGATCCTGCCCGCGCCGGCGCCGCGAGTGCCGATCGTGATCGGCGGCTCCGGTGACGTGGCGGTGCGGCGCACGGCTGAACACGGTGATGGCTGGATGGGGATCTTCTGCTCGGCCAGGCGATTCGGCGAGACGGTCGAGAAGATCCGGGCGGCCGCGGCGGAACGGGATCGTCAGGTTTCCTGGTTCGGCCTCAGCATGTGGGTGGGCCTGGGCCGTGACGACCTGACGGCCCGGCGGCTGCTCGGCGAGCGGATGCAGTCGCTGTACAACCTTCCTCCGGAGAAGTTCCGGCACCTCACCGCGGCCGGGACGCCCGCCACGGTCGCCGCGGCGTTGAAGCCGTACGTCGCCGCGGGCGCCCGGCACTTGACCCTGGTGGTCGCCGCCGAGTCGGTGCACGACGGGATCGAGATGGCCGGGGAGGTCCGGAGCCGGCTGGACACCTCCGGTGGACGGGGCTGA